The Sulfurimonas hydrogeniphila genome includes a window with the following:
- the ccoS gene encoding cbb3-type cytochrome oxidase assembly protein CcoS translates to MSSWVIGMMLGVSIFLGSIAVVALIWAIKKGQFDDSEHFLNAVKFDGTDDLNDAYEKEQRVKELKDKKKESLRKKDYRPE, encoded by the coding sequence ATGAGCAGTTGGGTAATAGGTATGATGCTTGGAGTGTCTATTTTTTTAGGAAGCATAGCTGTTGTGGCTTTGATATGGGCGATAAAGAAAGGGCAGTTTGATGATTCGGAACATTTTTTAAATGCGGTAAAATTTGACGGAACAGATGATTTAAATGATGCTTATGAAAAAGAGCAAAGAGTAAAAGAGTTAAAAGATAAAAAGAAAGAAAGTCTGCGAAAGAAAGATTACAGACCTGAATGA
- the waaF gene encoding lipopolysaccharide heptosyltransferase II: MQVSASNMKILIILPNWLGDAIMATPAIELLALKYPNAQFTFVGSYVSIEALKHHPLCERAIVDETKKASSRLVATYRLAKELGTFHLAVSFRDQIHSTLLLRFTNTVICCARASWHSRLLLSHTPKIRTNQHLVEQYTQIAMVNVDDFTQEIPPLKLYIKAKSFEKPTLGINAGATYGSAKRWYPERFAKVAAYFSKQYDIIIFGGPNEVEMAQEIEDNLKALHVNNYINLAGKTNIEELCANIGGCSLFITNDSGPMHVAAAYQVPTVAIFGPTRYKETSQWKNEKSIIVRHELDCSPCMKRECPLKHHDCMKGITASEVIEAVKQSAV; encoded by the coding sequence ATGCAAGTGAGCGCATCTAATATGAAAATTTTAATCATTTTGCCAAACTGGCTGGGTGATGCCATCATGGCAACTCCGGCCATAGAACTTTTGGCTTTAAAATATCCCAATGCACAGTTTACTTTTGTCGGCAGTTATGTCAGCATAGAAGCACTCAAACACCACCCTTTATGTGAACGTGCCATTGTTGATGAGACAAAAAAAGCATCTTCGCGTCTTGTGGCAACCTACAGACTGGCAAAAGAGCTGGGAACTTTTCATCTGGCAGTCAGCTTTCGGGATCAAATCCATTCTACACTGTTACTGCGTTTTACAAACACCGTCATCTGCTGTGCAAGGGCTTCGTGGCATTCAAGACTGCTTCTTTCACACACACCGAAGATCAGAACAAACCAACACTTGGTAGAGCAGTACACACAAATTGCCATGGTCAATGTAGATGATTTTACCCAGGAAATTCCACCGCTCAAACTATATATAAAGGCAAAAAGTTTTGAAAAACCGACACTTGGTATCAATGCCGGTGCAACCTACGGCAGTGCAAAAAGATGGTACCCCGAACGTTTTGCCAAAGTTGCGGCTTATTTTAGCAAACAGTATGACATTATAATATTCGGCGGGCCCAATGAGGTCGAAATGGCACAAGAGATAGAAGATAATCTCAAAGCTTTACATGTAAACAACTATATAAATTTAGCCGGAAAAACAAATATAGAGGAGTTGTGTGCAAATATCGGCGGCTGTTCTCTTTTTATTACCAACGACAGTGGACCTATGCATGTAGCTGCCGCGTATCAAGTACCCACAGTAGCTATCTTTGGACCGACAAGATATAAAGAGACTTCGCAGTGGAAAAATGAAAAGAGTATCATCGTACGGCATGAACTCGATTGCAGTCCGTGTATGAAGCGGGAATGCCCACTTAAGCATCACGACTGCATGAAAGGCATTACAGCTTCTGAGGTTATAGAAGCTGTAAAACAGTCAGCAGTTTAA
- a CDS encoding lipopolysaccharide kinase InaA family protein — protein MKYKLNPSFENEFKDFLLHMQKYFRDNKNSIHKARNELKIISYKEIQTVVKSFKIPNFFRRIFYTCFRDSKAKKSYDNSIKVGNFAPEPIGYIEFYRQGLLAESYFVAKKFDYDFTIREPLLDKNFPKREKILKAFARFSLQLHNAGIFHNDYSPGNILIKQEAENYIFKIVDVNRMDFCSLNENKRAKSFAKLWASNADLQIIAQEYMQHRKVKEDFVQKVIEYSVQNKRRKNFKKRLKGKEIDW, from the coding sequence ATGAAATACAAACTAAATCCGTCTTTTGAAAATGAGTTTAAAGATTTTTTGCTGCACATGCAAAAATATTTCAGGGATAACAAAAACTCTATTCACAAAGCCCGCAATGAACTAAAAATAATTTCTTACAAAGAGATACAGACTGTTGTCAAATCTTTTAAAATTCCAAACTTCTTTCGTCGCATTTTTTATACCTGTTTTCGGGATTCAAAAGCAAAAAAATCGTATGACAACTCCATAAAAGTAGGCAATTTTGCACCTGAACCTATTGGGTATATTGAGTTTTACAGACAGGGACTTCTGGCTGAGAGTTATTTTGTGGCAAAAAAATTTGATTATGATTTTACAATCCGAGAACCTTTACTCGATAAAAATTTTCCAAAAAGAGAAAAAATTCTAAAAGCCTTTGCCCGCTTCAGTCTGCAACTGCATAATGCCGGTATATTTCACAATGACTATTCTCCGGGAAATATTTTGATCAAACAAGAAGCTGAAAACTATATATTTAAAATAGTAGATGTTAACCGCATGGATTTTTGTTCCCTAAATGAAAATAAAAGAGCAAAAAGCTTTGCAAAACTCTGGGCAAGCAATGCAGATTTACAGATCATTGCGCAGGAGTATATGCAACACCGCAAAGTCAAAGAAGATTTTGTACAAAAGGTTATAGAGTATTCTGTTCAAAACAAAAGACGAAAAAACTTCAAAAAACGACTCAAAGGAAAAGAAATTGATTGGTAA
- a CDS encoding c-type cytochrome, with translation MKKIVIASIATLALVTAASAAVNGKACAACHGANWEKKAMGKSKVVANMTHAEIAEALKGYKAGTFGGPMKGIMKGQVARYSDADLEAFAQTIGK, from the coding sequence ATGAAAAAAATCGTAATCGCTTCAATCGCTACATTAGCATTAGTTACAGCTGCATCTGCTGCAGTAAACGGGAAAGCTTGTGCTGCATGTCATGGTGCTAACTGGGAAAAGAAAGCAATGGGTAAATCTAAAGTTGTTGCTAACATGACTCACGCTGAAATTGCTGAGGCTCTTAAAGGGTATAAAGCTGGAACTTTCGGCGGACCAATGAAAGGTATCATGAAAGGGCAGGTTGCTCGTTATTCTGACGCTGATTTAGAAGCTTTTGCTCAAACAATCGGTAAATAG
- the rfaE1 gene encoding D-glycero-beta-D-manno-heptose-7-phosphate kinase — protein MQVFKEAKPNILVLGDLMIDHYLWGSCERISPEAPVQVVDINKETTVLGGAGNVVNNLKALGANVSVSSVMGDDDNGKELVKMLHAINVNTQNLIIEKNRKTSKKSRVIAVSQQILRYDKESKNDILPRSVQKILDSLAKSIDTYDAVILSDYGKGVLTQELSQGIIKLAKKHNVKVLVDPKGKDFSKYRGAYLLTPNKKEAVLATGIDINDEASLKKALLKLKNECDLDVSLITLSEEGIATYEEEVKIFPTVAKEVFDVTGAGDTVIASIAFALSVGKSLEETAAFANLAAGVVVGKIGSATVTIDEIEDYEASLHKSTSDAHIKNFEEIDAIVQRYKKSGKKIVFTNGCFDILHVGHVKYLQIAKSFGDVLIVGLNSDASVSRLKGPSRPVNPAEDRAYLLAALEAVDFVVPFEADTPYELIKMIEPDVLVKGGDYAGKEVIGTEFAGELRLVDFVDGKSTTKTIEKIQGKIC, from the coding sequence ATGCAGGTATTTAAAGAGGCAAAACCAAACATTTTGGTTCTGGGCGATTTGATGATTGACCACTACCTTTGGGGGAGTTGTGAACGAATCTCTCCTGAAGCACCTGTGCAGGTTGTGGATATCAATAAAGAAACGACAGTTTTAGGCGGTGCGGGAAATGTGGTTAACAATCTAAAAGCTTTGGGTGCAAATGTCAGTGTCAGCAGTGTGATGGGTGATGATGACAATGGTAAAGAACTTGTGAAAATGTTGCATGCTATTAATGTCAATACGCAAAATTTAATTATAGAGAAGAACAGAAAAACATCAAAAAAGAGTCGTGTTATTGCCGTTTCCCAACAAATTCTCAGATATGACAAAGAGAGTAAAAATGACATACTTCCAAGAAGTGTACAAAAGATTTTAGATTCCCTTGCAAAAAGTATTGATACTTATGATGCAGTGATTTTGTCCGACTACGGCAAAGGTGTGTTGACACAGGAACTTTCACAGGGCATCATCAAACTTGCAAAAAAACATAATGTAAAAGTCTTGGTTGATCCAAAAGGAAAAGATTTTTCAAAATATCGTGGAGCTTATCTGCTGACACCAAATAAAAAAGAAGCGGTTTTGGCAACAGGTATTGATATAAATGATGAAGCATCTTTAAAAAAAGCACTCTTGAAACTGAAAAATGAGTGTGATTTGGATGTTTCTTTGATAACACTTTCAGAAGAGGGAATAGCAACATATGAAGAGGAAGTAAAAATTTTTCCTACCGTTGCCAAAGAAGTATTTGATGTAACAGGTGCGGGTGATACGGTGATAGCCTCTATTGCATTTGCTTTAAGTGTCGGCAAAAGTCTTGAAGAGACAGCAGCATTTGCAAATCTTGCAGCAGGTGTCGTGGTTGGCAAAATAGGCTCGGCTACAGTAACCATTGATGAGATAGAAGATTATGAGGCTTCTTTGCATAAAAGTACCTCGGATGCGCATATTAAAAATTTTGAAGAGATCGATGCCATTGTGCAAAGATACAAAAAAAGCGGTAAAAAAATAGTCTTTACAAATGGCTGTTTTGATATCTTGCATGTAGGGCATGTAAAGTATTTGCAAATTGCCAAAAGTTTTGGGGATGTTTTGATTGTCGGGCTTAATTCTGATGCCTCGGTTTCTCGTCTCAAAGGTCCGAGCCGTCCTGTAAATCCTGCGGAGGACAGAGCCTATTTGCTGGCTGCACTTGAAGCGGTCGATTTTGTCGTGCCTTTTGAAGCAGATACACCCTATGAACTGATTAAAATGATAGAGCCGGATGTGCTTGTAAAAGGAGGGGATTATGCAGGAAAAGAGGTTATAGGTACGGAATTTGCTGGTGAGTTACGACTGGTTGATTTTGTCGATGGCAAAAGTACAACAAAAACAATAGAAAAAATACAAGGAAAAATATGTTAA
- a CDS encoding glycosyl hydrolase, whose protein sequence is MKKPFTWDDYSDQPAPLQDKRYKKFMRKKEKFSLLFTFVSSLIILPLSILMMPFVKRKEVNTANFFSLGVDWQRNTQETQAMLEELKVKSILVRFKLWEMDRLNELAAFIKQNSNKQIILKILQDREHIEDLQLLKNNLHVIFTSLGTSVTRYEIGSTLNRAKWGFFSVREYLDFYKVAYDLKKKEFPDIRLLGSGVIDFEFYFTVHTLFNFCKCRYDGIAALLYVDRRGAPENTQLGFTLSDKIALLSTLVWLSLKTKQELHVTEVNWPLSNTAPYAPTSEYECVSEALYADYMLRYYLLTFASQQVDSVSWHQLIAPGYGLVDNREGIKKREAFYTYMYMLQTLENAQFLRMDIKRGYYTMQVLVNDKILQIHWSLKETTLQNQDFFDVYSKTGEKIEDETLTVGSSPLYIFITKEVGKQVNASERI, encoded by the coding sequence ATGAAAAAACCTTTTACCTGGGATGATTATTCCGACCAACCGGCACCGCTGCAAGACAAGAGATACAAAAAGTTTATGCGTAAAAAAGAGAAATTTTCTTTGCTTTTCACATTTGTCTCTTCTTTGATTATTCTTCCCTTGAGTATTTTAATGATGCCCTTTGTCAAAAGAAAAGAGGTTAATACAGCAAACTTTTTTTCTTTAGGTGTCGACTGGCAGAGAAACACTCAAGAGACACAGGCAATGCTTGAAGAGTTGAAAGTAAAAAGCATTCTTGTCCGTTTTAAACTTTGGGAGATGGACCGACTCAATGAACTTGCAGCATTTATCAAGCAAAACAGCAATAAGCAGATTATACTTAAAATCCTGCAGGACCGTGAACATATAGAAGATTTACAACTCCTTAAAAATAATTTACATGTAATCTTTACAAGCTTGGGCACCTCTGTAACACGCTATGAAATCGGTTCAACACTCAACCGTGCAAAGTGGGGATTTTTCTCCGTACGCGAATATCTTGATTTTTATAAAGTTGCATATGATTTGAAAAAAAAGGAATTTCCCGACATTCGGCTTCTTGGCAGCGGTGTTATAGATTTTGAATTTTACTTTACTGTACACACTCTTTTTAACTTTTGCAAATGCAGATATGACGGCATTGCGGCACTTTTATATGTTGACAGACGTGGTGCTCCTGAAAATACACAGCTCGGATTTACCCTAAGCGATAAAATTGCCCTGCTGAGCACTCTGGTGTGGCTCTCTTTAAAAACAAAGCAGGAGTTACATGTAACCGAAGTGAACTGGCCTCTCTCAAATACGGCACCTTATGCACCGACAAGTGAGTATGAATGTGTCAGTGAAGCACTCTATGCTGATTATATGCTGCGCTACTATCTTTTGACTTTTGCTTCCCAGCAGGTCGATTCCGTCTCCTGGCATCAGCTCATAGCTCCCGGCTACGGTCTGGTTGACAACAGAGAAGGGATTAAAAAAAGAGAAGCTTTTTATACTTACATGTACATGCTTCAAACACTTGAAAATGCGCAGTTTTTACGCATGGATATTAAACGAGGCTACTACACAATGCAGGTACTTGTCAATGACAAGATACTTCAAATCCACTGGTCACTCAAAGAAACAACCCTCCAAAATCAAGACTTTTTTGATGTTTACTCCAAAACCGGTGAAAAAATAGAAGATGAAACCTTGACTGTCGGCTCTTCTCCTTTGTATATTTTCATTACAAAAGAGGTAGGAAAACAGGTCAATGCAAGTGAGCGCATCTAA
- a CDS encoding YfaZ family outer membrane protein: MLKKITLMAVSAVAVFAMNSASININNEDLELNANLDVGQFNENVEPETMFVGVRFLDADNANRVNNEALYEVSFLMKKEVGESDLSVGLGIKANYTKDYRALPLGIVFEYALPSATVVPMALHADVYYAPKVLSFDKANKYFEYRVECDAEVIDHGHVVLGYRHIRTDYDDLRGNFTYNASGYIGFKFEF, translated from the coding sequence ATGTTAAAAAAAATCACTTTAATGGCAGTTTCGGCTGTGGCTGTATTTGCAATGAACAGTGCAAGTATCAATATAAACAATGAAGATTTAGAATTAAATGCAAATCTTGATGTTGGACAGTTTAATGAGAATGTTGAACCGGAAACAATGTTTGTGGGAGTTCGATTTTTAGATGCTGATAATGCAAATCGTGTAAACAATGAAGCACTGTATGAAGTTAGTTTTTTAATGAAAAAAGAGGTGGGTGAGAGTGACCTGTCTGTTGGTTTGGGTATTAAAGCGAACTATACAAAGGATTACAGAGCTTTGCCTTTGGGAATTGTATTTGAGTATGCTTTACCTTCGGCAACAGTCGTCCCTATGGCTTTACACGCAGATGTTTATTATGCGCCAAAAGTTTTAAGCTTTGACAAAGCAAATAAATATTTTGAATACAGAGTGGAATGTGATGCCGAGGTTATCGATCATGGTCATGTTGTGCTTGGATACCGGCACATCAGAACTGATTATGATGATCTAAGAGGAAATTTCACATACAATGCATCAGGATATATAGGGTTTAAATTTGAATTTTAA
- a CDS encoding glycosyltransferase family 9 protein, with amino-acid sequence MRILVVRTDKLGDFITALPAMYLLKQHNPKNKIIALVAPVNKALALTCNFIDEVIVDDGKSSVFSLAKKLKHSDIDASVTLFSNTRVALAQFLAGIPTRIAPATKIAQIFYNKRIKQRRSEVKMAEFEYNLALTQTLFPDIKLQYPKPLLQFDNAQKEYEKFCQKYNITKDVIAFHVGFGGSSDANWNLDEYEILIRETLHVNRYSVVLTFGPDEKSLEEEMQKRLQDTDAVFYLSNDGIVNFARLISSFKLFISTSTGTYHLASLVGTPTMTFFGDSKFASAQRWKAVGDEKLQTHYMLPSDKAKRAEMFEAVKHDLLNV; translated from the coding sequence ATGAGAATATTGGTCGTGCGTACAGACAAGCTAGGCGATTTTATAACAGCGTTGCCGGCAATGTATCTCCTTAAACAGCATAATCCTAAAAATAAAATCATAGCACTTGTCGCTCCTGTGAACAAAGCTTTGGCACTTACATGTAACTTTATAGATGAGGTTATTGTAGATGATGGAAAAAGCTCTGTTTTTTCACTTGCCAAAAAGCTCAAACATTCAGATATTGATGCATCAGTCACGCTTTTTTCAAATACAAGAGTGGCACTTGCACAGTTTTTAGCAGGCATACCAACAAGAATTGCTCCCGCAACAAAAATAGCGCAGATCTTTTATAACAAACGAATAAAACAGAGACGCAGTGAAGTTAAAATGGCTGAGTTTGAATACAATCTTGCACTGACACAAACTCTTTTTCCGGATATTAAACTGCAATATCCAAAACCACTGCTTCAGTTTGATAATGCCCAAAAGGAGTATGAAAAGTTTTGCCAAAAGTATAATATAACAAAAGATGTTATAGCTTTTCATGTAGGTTTTGGCGGTTCTTCGGATGCCAACTGGAATTTGGATGAGTATGAAATACTGATTCGTGAAACCTTACATGTAAACAGGTATAGTGTAGTACTAACTTTTGGTCCGGATGAAAAAAGCCTGGAAGAAGAGATGCAAAAGCGTCTGCAAGATACTGATGCTGTTTTTTATCTCTCAAATGACGGCATAGTAAATTTTGCAAGACTTATCAGCAGTTTTAAACTTTTTATCTCTACTTCTACAGGTACCTATCATTTGGCATCTTTAGTAGGAACCCCGACGATGACATTTTTTGGTGACTCAAAGTTTGCAAGTGCGCAGAGATGGAAAGCCGTTGGGGATGAAAAACTGCAAACACATTATATGTTGCCGAGTGATAAAGCCAAGCGTGCAGAGATGTTTGAAGCAGTGAAACATGATTTGCTAAACGTATAA
- a CDS encoding glycosyltransferase family 9 protein, producing the protein MKLNFRRGSAFASQKAREYLKDKKPQDIKSITVIRHAAIGDFMNIRPFLIELRKFFPNAKITLSVVKHYMYGIPEDLTDALHVMSRYKEDGSKTGLLTRIKEAKELPPQDIIFDLTDSTLSLLLVFLSQAKLKIGYPYRTIRRMFFDIATLRSDFVVEAVSVEHMLNILGAKTEFPLHYGLEKLYPKTEDLKQIVYFAGASTKSKCWEEDKFRELIAKMSQNYQDYDHVILQGIGKDEKFYEIYEPLKERKNIKLQEVMPIEEVMHFLANSRCLVSNDTGVRNMGIALEIPTVGIFFHIPPFRYWPREEKHDCVFNVEYTSPEVADVFAVTKQLIDKLYEK; encoded by the coding sequence TTGAAGTTAAATTTTAGAAGAGGCAGTGCGTTTGCATCTCAAAAAGCACGAGAATATTTAAAAGACAAAAAACCGCAAGATATAAAAAGTATAACAGTTATCCGTCATGCGGCTATCGGCGATTTTATGAACATACGTCCTTTTTTGATAGAACTTCGTAAATTTTTCCCCAATGCAAAAATTACTTTAAGTGTTGTAAAACATTATATGTACGGTATTCCAGAGGATCTGACAGATGCATTACATGTAATGAGCAGATATAAAGAAGACGGTTCAAAAACAGGACTTCTTACGCGGATAAAAGAGGCAAAAGAACTGCCTCCTCAGGATATTATATTTGATTTGACAGACAGTACTTTGAGCCTTTTACTGGTTTTTTTGTCTCAGGCAAAATTAAAAATAGGTTACCCGTATAGAACTATCAGAAGAATGTTTTTTGATATAGCGACACTCAGAAGTGATTTTGTTGTGGAGGCTGTTTCTGTGGAACATATGCTCAATATTTTAGGGGCAAAAACAGAGTTTCCGCTTCATTACGGATTGGAAAAACTATACCCGAAAACAGAGGATCTCAAACAAATTGTTTATTTTGCCGGTGCTTCGACAAAAAGCAAGTGTTGGGAGGAAGATAAGTTTCGGGAGTTAATTGCAAAGATGTCCCAAAACTATCAGGATTATGATCATGTTATTCTTCAAGGTATCGGCAAAGATGAAAAATTTTATGAAATTTACGAACCGCTCAAAGAGAGAAAAAACATAAAACTTCAAGAAGTTATGCCCATAGAAGAAGTAATGCACTTTTTGGCAAACAGTCGATGCCTTGTTTCTAATGACACCGGTGTGCGAAATATGGGCATTGCATTGGAGATTCCGACAGTAGGCATCTTTTTTCATATACCGCCGTTTCGGTATTGGCCACGCGAAGAGAAGCATGACTGTGTTTTTAATGTTGAATATACCTCACCGGAAGTTGCGGATGTATTCGCCGTTACAAAACAACTCATAGACAAACTGTATGAAAAATAA
- a CDS encoding glycosyltransferase family 2 protein, giving the protein MIGNISAVVLAKNNEATIQKTLQSLREFEDVVVYDNGSTDKTMEIAKQFSNVNLVQGEFKGFGWSKNRAAGFAKNDWILIIDSDEVIDDTLKKTLQQKKLDAHTVYILNFRAFYKNIEVKHCGWNNQKIKRLYNRTVTKYNDNDVHEDIITEGLHTEILDGNVLHYSYQSIEQFINKANTYSTLFAKNNAGKKYSSPAKAFFNGAYSFIKTYFFKQGFRDGYVGLVIAYSHMVTNFYKYIKLYELNKEQKNKKPGRH; this is encoded by the coding sequence TTGATTGGTAATATCTCTGCTGTCGTATTAGCAAAAAACAACGAAGCAACTATACAAAAAACACTCCAATCTCTGCGCGAATTTGAAGATGTTGTGGTGTATGACAACGGTTCTACTGACAAAACAATGGAGATTGCAAAACAGTTTTCAAATGTAAACTTAGTCCAAGGCGAATTTAAAGGTTTTGGCTGGAGTAAAAACAGAGCGGCAGGTTTTGCCAAAAATGATTGGATTCTCATCATCGACAGCGATGAAGTCATCGATGATACTTTGAAAAAGACACTGCAACAAAAAAAGCTTGATGCGCACACTGTCTATATTCTAAATTTTCGAGCTTTTTACAAAAATATAGAAGTCAAACACTGTGGCTGGAACAATCAAAAAATCAAACGCCTCTACAATAGAACCGTCACAAAGTATAATGACAATGATGTCCATGAAGACATCATCACAGAGGGTTTGCATACAGAGATTTTAGACGGCAACGTACTGCATTACAGCTACCAGAGCATAGAGCAGTTTATAAACAAAGCCAACACCTACTCCACTCTTTTTGCAAAAAACAATGCAGGAAAAAAATATTCCTCTCCGGCAAAAGCTTTCTTTAACGGAGCCTATTCTTTCATTAAAACCTATTTTTTCAAACAGGGATTTCGAGACGGCTATGTGGGACTTGTCATCGCCTATTCGCATATGGTGACGAATTTTTATAAATATATCAAACTCTATGAACTCAATAAAGAACAAAAAAACAAAAAACCCGGTCGGCACTAA
- the rfaD gene encoding ADP-glyceromanno-heptose 6-epimerase, which translates to MRYIEDDLKDKTILITGGAGFIGSNLAFYFQENHPDAKIVVLDSFRSTETLSNGNLKSFGHFKNLIGFNGEIISGDINDKDLLLDLEVNYDFDYIFHEAAISDTTAQEQDLMIKTNVNAYKDLLDLAVAHNASMIYASSAATYGNAESPQRVGREAPNNVYGFSKLSMDHLSREYMKECDINIVGLRYFNVYGAREYFKNTTASMVLQFGHQILAGKNPRLFEGSDKILRDFIYIEDIIQANIKAMQPNTSGIYNVGTGKARSFQDIVDILQKELGTSLECEYIPNPYIGSYQFHTEADIATTKEALGYTPAYEMEEGIKAYVPEIKRIYETEVK; encoded by the coding sequence ATGCGATACATAGAAGATGACTTAAAAGACAAAACAATACTTATTACAGGCGGTGCGGGATTTATCGGTTCAAATTTAGCATTTTATTTTCAAGAAAACCATCCGGATGCCAAAATTGTGGTACTTGACAGTTTTCGAAGTACAGAGACACTGAGTAACGGAAATTTAAAAAGTTTCGGACATTTTAAAAATCTCATAGGCTTTAACGGTGAAATTATCAGCGGTGATATTAACGATAAAGATTTACTGCTTGACTTGGAAGTAAATTATGACTTTGATTATATTTTCCATGAAGCGGCCATTTCTGATACAACGGCACAGGAACAGGATTTGATGATAAAAACAAATGTCAATGCCTATAAAGATCTGCTTGACCTGGCTGTGGCACATAATGCCAGTATGATATATGCATCTTCTGCCGCAACATACGGAAATGCTGAGTCTCCGCAGCGAGTTGGGCGAGAGGCACCAAACAATGTGTACGGTTTTTCAAAACTCTCTATGGATCATTTAAGCCGCGAGTATATGAAAGAGTGCGATATCAATATAGTAGGGCTTCGTTATTTTAATGTGTACGGTGCGCGTGAATATTTTAAAAACACAACGGCTTCAATGGTGTTGCAGTTTGGACATCAGATACTTGCAGGAAAAAATCCCCGTCTTTTTGAAGGCAGCGATAAAATTCTTCGAGATTTTATCTATATAGAAGATATTATACAGGCCAATATAAAAGCAATGCAGCCAAATACAAGCGGTATATACAATGTCGGAACAGGAAAGGCGAGAAGTTTTCAGGATATTGTTGATATTTTGCAAAAAGAGCTGGGTACCTCTTTGGAATGCGAATATATTCCAAACCCGTATATCGGTTCGTACCAGTTTCATACAGAAGCAGATATAGCAACAACGAAAGAGGCTTTGGGCTATACACCGGCTTATGAGATGGAAGAGGGCATAAAAGCTTATGTGCCGGAAATTAAACGTATATATGAGACAGAAGTAAAATAG